Proteins encoded by one window of Monoglobus pectinilyticus:
- a CDS encoding HD-GYP domain-containing protein, with the protein MSMGKIVALMAATSAVAFTAATIGTKVVISKLNLKNKKNSIDLGEVTQSQKCGSEQSGGQNDRSSVSGTGNSPHEKYENGKIVDFKGFTDDVLYAMIDTFEKKMPYSEGHSKRVADISKAIGVKMGYKDLDGLYYAALLHDIGKIYMAGELLNKSKLSMTEAEKELWHNHPKTGASIVKSISEISDYAEDIKHHHERFDGSGYPDGLVGEDIPLGSRIIAVADAYEAMSSERPGREAYPREYIISELSKCSGKQFDPAVAKAMMAVIADIETK; encoded by the coding sequence ATGAGTATGGGAAAGATTGTGGCTTTGATGGCAGCAACCAGTGCAGTGGCATTTACGGCGGCTACAATAGGGACAAAGGTTGTTATCTCGAAGCTGAATTTAAAGAATAAGAAGAATTCGATTGATTTGGGAGAGGTGACACAAAGTCAAAAATGCGGCTCAGAACAAAGCGGTGGACAGAATGACCGGTCTTCTGTTTCCGGCACCGGTAATTCACCTCATGAAAAATATGAAAATGGAAAGATAGTTGACTTTAAAGGGTTTACAGACGATGTCTTATATGCAATGATTGACACCTTTGAAAAGAAAATGCCCTATTCTGAAGGCCATTCAAAACGGGTTGCCGATATTTCAAAGGCTATAGGCGTTAAAATGGGTTATAAAGATTTGGATGGATTATATTATGCTGCCCTGCTTCATGATATAGGAAAGATTTATATGGCAGGAGAACTGCTTAATAAGTCGAAGCTCAGTATGACTGAGGCTGAAAAGGAATTATGGCATAATCATCCAAAGACGGGCGCGTCAATTGTAAAAAGTATTTCTGAGATAAGCGATTATGCTGAGGATATCAAGCATCATCATGAAAGGTTTGACGGCAGCGGATACCCTGACGGTTTAGTGGGTGAAGACATACCGTTGGGCTCCAGAATAATCGCGGTTGCCGACGCATATGAGGCAATGTCAAGCGAGCGTCCTGGACGTGAGGCCTACCCGAGAGAGTACATTATAAGCGAACTCAGCAAATGCAGCGGCAAACAGTTTGACCCTGCTGTTGCAAAAGCGATGATGGCTGTTATAGCGGATATTGAGACGAAATAA
- a CDS encoding M18 family aminopeptidase — protein sequence MSNTENIILTNEIMNFIEKSPVCFQAVENISDILLSKGYRRLYESEAWDLKPGEKCFVVRNNSSVIGFKLPENIPGSFMIIASHSDSPTFKIKPNPEIVIENNYIKLNVEKYGGMIYTSWLDKPLSVAGRIVVKSDSGVETKCVNIDRDLLSIPSLAIHMNREVNDGYKFNPQKDMLPLFGDSHNGHKSFIDLIAAEAEVTVEDILGTDLFLYNRMKGSIWGRDSEYFSCPRIDNLESAYLSLKALLNSESTAAVQMLCVFDNEEVGSGTKQGAKSTFLYDTVMRIAEDLGFSNYSKLQKILASSFMVSADNGHAVHPNYPEMACPTNRPYMNGGVLIKYNAQQKYTTDAVSEGIFKRICEKGGAEYQEYVNRSDILGGSTLGNLSGEHVSINTVDVGAAQLAMHSAYETAGVNDTGCIYKSFKEFYSSEIIVKSDTSYEIV from the coding sequence ATGAGTAATACTGAAAATATTATATTAACTAATGAAATTATGAATTTCATAGAAAAGAGTCCTGTTTGTTTTCAAGCGGTAGAGAACATTTCAGATATATTGTTGTCTAAGGGTTACAGAAGATTGTATGAATCCGAAGCATGGGACTTAAAGCCCGGTGAAAAGTGTTTTGTTGTTAGAAACAATTCTTCTGTAATAGGGTTTAAACTGCCTGAAAATATTCCAGGTTCATTTATGATTATTGCAAGTCATAGTGATTCTCCGACTTTTAAAATAAAACCAAATCCGGAAATAGTTATTGAAAATAATTATATAAAATTAAATGTTGAAAAGTACGGCGGAATGATTTATACAAGCTGGCTTGACAAGCCTCTTTCTGTAGCTGGAAGAATTGTTGTAAAATCAGACAGCGGAGTGGAAACAAAATGTGTTAATATAGACAGGGATTTGCTTTCAATACCCAGTCTTGCAATCCATATGAACAGAGAGGTCAATGACGGGTATAAGTTTAATCCGCAGAAAGATATGCTTCCGCTGTTTGGTGATAGCCATAACGGGCATAAGTCATTTATTGACCTGATTGCTGCTGAGGCCGAAGTAACAGTTGAAGATATTTTAGGAACAGATTTGTTTTTATATAATAGGATGAAGGGTTCTATTTGGGGAAGAGATTCCGAATATTTTTCGTGTCCTAGGATTGATAATCTGGAATCTGCTTATTTGTCTTTAAAGGCGCTGCTCAATTCTGAATCTACCGCAGCGGTTCAAATGCTTTGTGTTTTTGATAATGAAGAGGTTGGAAGCGGTACCAAACAGGGGGCGAAATCCACATTTTTATATGACACAGTTATGAGAATTGCTGAGGATTTGGGTTTCTCAAATTATTCCAAACTGCAAAAAATTCTAGCGTCCAGTTTTATGGTTTCGGCAGATAATGGACATGCTGTGCATCCGAATTATCCGGAAATGGCCTGTCCGACCAACCGTCCTTATATGAACGGCGGCGTGCTTATCAAGTATAACGCACAACAGAAGTATACAACCGACGCTGTTTCGGAAGGCATTTTTAAGAGAATATGTGAAAAAGGCGGTGCAGAATATCAGGAGTATGTGAACAGAAGTGATATATTAGGAGGTTCTACGCTGGGTAATCTTTCGGGAGAGCATGTTTCCATTAACACAGTGGATGTTGGAGCGGCACAGCTTGCTATGCACTCGGCTTACGAAACCGCAGGAGTTAACGATACAGGATGTATATATAAATCGTTTAAAGAGTTTTATAGTTCTGAGATTATTGTAAAATCTGATACGAGTTATGAAATAGTATAA
- a CDS encoding amino acid permease: MKDNSVKKMHWLTLALMSFVPLWGFNNITQGFFYYNGMGAIIPWIVVLVLYFLPYALMVGEMGAVFKKSSGGVSSWVNQTMGRRIAFYAGWTYWVVHTPYLAQKPTRILVALGWLFSGNGNFVNGLAPIIVQGVALIMFIIAIFLTLRGLNFLKHLSSVVGFCSFFMSILFILMMFAATAINKDVSFAAINWGSSDTWLSGININSLLNLSILILAVGGCEKMAPYVNHLEKPSKGFPKVMITLTIMVAFCALLGTIALAMMFPTGIQKEFLANGAYEAFRNVGNYYGVGNLFTYIYAILETLLNMTVIIVSIDAPLRVLLGSTDKEFVPGWLFKKNKKGVYINGVILVAIIVSILIIIPALGIGSVDSMIKYIIELNSICMPLRYLWVFLAYIMLKKSGEFANAEYTLTKNRGFGMLLGIWCFAITAYACVSQMVTVDYGTAEGIFKLVLNLLTPLILLGLGLILPVIARRSNGDVYIDGKYHPELDEYNLEIQRLKKEAAIKGHE; this comes from the coding sequence ATGAAAGATAACTCTGTTAAAAAAATGCATTGGTTAACGCTTGCCCTTATGTCGTTTGTACCTCTTTGGGGATTTAATAATATAACTCAGGGCTTTTTTTATTACAATGGTATGGGGGCTATTATCCCATGGATTGTTGTGCTGGTTCTGTATTTCCTGCCGTATGCGCTTATGGTTGGTGAAATGGGTGCCGTTTTCAAAAAATCAAGCGGCGGCGTAAGTTCTTGGGTAAACCAGACTATGGGCAGAAGAATAGCGTTTTATGCCGGATGGACTTATTGGGTAGTACATACCCCGTATCTGGCTCAGAAACCTACTAGAATTCTTGTTGCCTTGGGGTGGCTTTTTTCCGGAAACGGTAATTTTGTAAATGGGCTGGCTCCTATAATCGTTCAGGGAGTTGCTTTGATAATGTTTATTATAGCTATATTTCTGACGCTTCGCGGTCTTAATTTCTTAAAACATCTATCCTCGGTAGTTGGATTCTGCTCTTTCTTTATGTCTATTTTATTTATACTGATGATGTTTGCGGCTACTGCTATAAATAAGGATGTATCGTTTGCCGCTATCAACTGGGGATCTTCTGATACCTGGCTGTCCGGCATAAATATAAATTCACTTTTAAATTTGTCTATTCTTATTTTGGCTGTGGGCGGATGTGAAAAGATGGCGCCTTATGTTAATCATTTAGAGAAGCCGTCTAAAGGATTCCCAAAGGTAATGATTACTTTAACCATCATGGTAGCTTTTTGCGCTTTGCTGGGTACTATAGCTTTGGCAATGATGTTTCCTACGGGTATTCAAAAGGAATTTCTTGCAAACGGCGCTTATGAGGCTTTCAGAAACGTTGGAAATTATTATGGCGTTGGAAACTTGTTTACCTATATCTATGCAATACTTGAAACACTTCTCAATATGACAGTAATCATTGTGTCTATAGACGCTCCGCTCAGGGTTTTGCTTGGCAGCACAGATAAAGAATTCGTACCTGGCTGGCTTTTTAAGAAAAACAAGAAAGGTGTGTATATAAACGGCGTTATATTAGTTGCAATTATTGTTTCTATACTGATTATAATACCTGCGCTTGGAATTGGAAGCGTGGATTCTATGATAAAATATATTATAGAACTTAACTCAATCTGTATGCCGCTTAGATATTTGTGGGTATTCTTGGCTTATATTATGTTAAAGAAATCCGGAGAGTTTGCCAATGCTGAATATACTCTCACAAAGAATAGAGGATTTGGTATGCTGCTCGGAATATGGTGCTTTGCTATAACTGCTTATGCCTGCGTTTCACAGATGGTTACAGTGGATTATGGAACTGCGGAGGGCATATTTAAACTTGTTTTGAATTTGCTGACGCCGCTGATACTTTTGGGACTTGGTCTTATACTTCCGGTTATAGCTAGACGGAGTAACGGTGATGTTTATATAGACGGAAAATATCATCCCGAGCTGGATGAATACAATTTGGAAATACAAAGATTGAAAAAAGAGGCGGCAATTAAAGGTCACGAATAA
- a CDS encoding helix-turn-helix domain-containing protein: MEPVDILKMCFSNILYFKRKEFNLSQGKMAEKCCMSLRQYADIESGKRFPSSISLINFIINGEIDINKFVSDIQKLGYMPKDRVTKSKK, encoded by the coding sequence ATGGAACCTGTTGACATTTTGAAAATGTGTTTTAGTAATATCCTGTATTTTAAAAGAAAAGAATTTAATCTCAGTCAGGGAAAGATGGCTGAAAAATGCTGTATGTCATTAAGACAATATGCAGATATTGAAAGCGGGAAGAGGTTTCCATCTTCTATTAGCCTAATTAACTTTATAATAAATGGCGAGATAGATATAAATAAGTTTGTTTCTGATATTCAAAAGTTAGGTTATATGCCTAAGGACAGAGTTACAAAGTCTAAGAAATAA
- a CDS encoding N-acetylmuramoyl-L-alanine amidase family protein: MAKIYIDPGHNPTGNDTGAVGYGLKEQDVSVQVGIILRELLLVSGQTVKMSRENITDTVSSSLNGSLAGRYNAANSWDADIFVSIHCNAANTKAYGCETYYCTGSNQGKVLAECVQPHMAAETERYNRGVKSANFAVIKHTNMPAILVETAFIDNYDDNRFLASDDGKYKCAVGIYKGICDYLGIEYKLESEDKLVSREYEELNERLEKVENPMIYDYVDENMPEWARPTITKLVDKGFLKGDEEGKLGLTEDLIRMFIVNDRAGVYRE; this comes from the coding sequence ATGGCAAAGATATACATAGACCCGGGGCACAACCCAACCGGAAACGATACGGGAGCCGTAGGTTACGGACTAAAAGAGCAGGATGTATCTGTGCAGGTGGGAATAATCCTTAGAGAATTATTATTGGTTAGCGGACAAACGGTAAAAATGAGCCGTGAAAATATAACTGATACGGTATCAAGCAGTTTAAATGGAAGTCTTGCAGGCAGATACAACGCCGCCAACAGCTGGGACGCTGATATATTTGTTTCTATCCACTGCAATGCGGCAAATACGAAAGCATATGGCTGTGAGACATATTATTGCACAGGCAGTAATCAGGGTAAGGTGTTAGCGGAATGTGTACAGCCGCATATGGCCGCGGAGACGGAAAGATATAACAGAGGTGTCAAATCTGCCAATTTTGCGGTTATAAAACACACAAATATGCCGGCTATATTGGTAGAGACTGCATTTATAGATAACTATGATGACAACAGGTTTTTAGCCAGCGATGACGGAAAATATAAATGTGCAGTGGGAATTTATAAAGGAATTTGCGACTATTTGGGAATAGAATATAAATTAGAAAGCGAGGACAAACTAGTGAGCAGAGAATATGAAGAACTGAATGAAAGATTAGAAAAAGTGGAAAATCCAATGATTTATGATTACGTGGACGAAAATATGCCTGAATGGGCAAGACCAACAATTACTAAGTTAGTTGACAAGGGATTTTTAAAAGGTGATGAGGAAGGCAAGTTAGGTCTTACAGAAGACCTAATACGAATGTTTATAGTCAATGATAGAGCTGGGGTATATAGGGAATAA
- a CDS encoding phage holin: protein MKNNITAGTIARTIVLILALANQVLAMCGKQVLNIADDDIYQVISLLFTIGAAVWGWWKNNSFTQEAIKADEVMTELKENEN from the coding sequence ATGAAGAATAACATAACGGCAGGAACAATAGCAAGAACCATAGTATTAATATTAGCACTAGCAAATCAGGTATTGGCTATGTGCGGTAAGCAGGTGCTAAATATAGCGGACGATGATATATATCAGGTTATAAGCCTATTATTTACAATTGGTGCGGCAGTATGGGGCTGGTGGAAGAATAACAGTTTTACCCAGGAGGCTATAAAGGCGGATGAGGTAATGACAGAGCTTAAAGAAAACGAAAATTAG
- a CDS encoding polysaccharide deacetylase family protein, whose amino-acid sequence MIIDYKVDSQILRRTSRNLIVADSIKYLAVRFNFSDEWKGTKKTVVFLYDGYSYNVLLDENEIAIVPHEVIKSPGFNLSAYGTNNGMRITTNTCKVSVIKSGYCEGETPPEPTQNVYEQILDRLDNSGGGTEKNGKSAYEIAVENGFNGTESEWLESLKGQPGKDGINGADGKDGADITAINDSETSSETTWSSAKITTADTELQTQINNTYNHHLNDSNNIGNEVYDGAVLTIVDDDGSIEFLNNFVPIYKDKGVRCSFAVVACRAETPTGTTTSGDPYKALSWTQIKELVHDGFDMQSHTYSHDVKVFRTGENLNEEQLEHQFGDADRLFRQNGLDYNCMVYPWGTAQQIKKKVAKRYAKYGMTLISGDTGLNDEISEPMAISRFTLQSGSTSLASAKSQIDTAIANKQWLILCSHANANQPSADTLGNIIDYAISKKIRIETFSRAARLKAPVYYTGEGDNMFRVMPNGDTKCKPDDDTVRYIVQRATVLGLFEDTEASISASYGKTQNIAGDTLDKSLITVIVTMTSGKTHSVTDYAVEETDLTLAEGENTYHIKYKGLSCTLTVTAIAAAEAAEITQQPQDVTTEVGETANMSIIAKGTGLTYKWQWLDVRGDDPVGIWTNCADGTSSILQFTVEPYHNLRKYRCIVTSSMGETLTSDIATLHIGSKYNMLIEHTSESEAIERTWYSIPLSAGAYHFRATVEKAEYACTFQLKTAINNVDDKNGTVMFIAPTGTFNAASAIYTFEGDFTLESGTEYLFLYTKGITAGKTITIEYYKTN is encoded by the coding sequence ATGATAATTGATTATAAAGTTGATTCGCAAATTTTACGCAGAACCAGCAGAAATTTAATAGTGGCGGACAGCATAAAATATTTGGCTGTCCGTTTTAATTTTTCTGATGAATGGAAAGGCACTAAAAAGACAGTTGTTTTTTTATATGATGGATATAGCTATAATGTTCTTTTGGATGAAAACGAAATAGCGATTGTGCCGCATGAAGTTATAAAAAGTCCTGGATTTAATTTATCTGCATATGGCACGAATAACGGAATGCGAATAACAACTAACACATGCAAAGTATCTGTTATAAAGAGTGGATATTGTGAGGGAGAAACACCACCTGAACCAACACAAAACGTATATGAGCAAATATTAGATAGATTAGATAATAGCGGTGGAGGAACAGAAAAAAACGGAAAATCAGCTTATGAAATAGCCGTAGAGAATGGATTTAACGGAACTGAAAGTGAATGGTTAGAAAGCCTAAAAGGTCAGCCGGGCAAAGACGGAATAAACGGAGCAGACGGCAAAGACGGAGCAGATATAACAGCTATAAATGATTCCGAAACCTCATCAGAGACCACGTGGAGCAGTGCGAAAATCACTACTGCTGATACGGAGCTACAGACACAAATTAATAATACATATAATCATCACCTGAACGATAGTAACAATATTGGCAATGAGGTATACGACGGAGCGGTTCTTACTATAGTTGATGATGACGGGTCCATTGAATTCTTAAATAATTTTGTGCCGATATATAAAGATAAGGGTGTTAGGTGCAGTTTTGCAGTCGTAGCTTGCAGAGCAGAAACACCAACAGGTACAACAACAAGCGGTGACCCTTACAAGGCTTTAAGCTGGACACAAATAAAAGAACTTGTGCACGATGGCTTCGACATGCAAAGTCACACATACAGTCATGATGTGAAAGTGTTTCGGACAGGCGAAAACTTAAACGAGGAACAACTTGAACATCAATTTGGTGACGCTGATAGATTATTTAGACAAAACGGACTTGATTATAACTGTATGGTGTATCCATGGGGTACGGCTCAACAAATTAAGAAAAAAGTTGCGAAGCGATATGCCAAATATGGAATGACGTTGATTAGCGGGGATACGGGACTAAATGATGAAATAAGCGAACCTATGGCAATATCAAGATTCACATTGCAAAGCGGTTCAACGAGTTTGGCAAGTGCTAAATCTCAAATTGATACAGCCATTGCCAACAAGCAATGGCTTATTTTATGCAGTCATGCAAATGCAAATCAACCTAGTGCCGACACGTTGGGAAATATTATTGATTATGCTATTAGCAAAAAAATACGCATAGAAACGTTTTCGAGAGCCGCAAGGCTCAAGGCTCCTGTGTATTATACAGGCGAGGGAGACAATATGTTTCGGGTTATGCCCAATGGTGATACTAAATGCAAGCCTGATGATGATACTGTGAGATATATCGTGCAAAGGGCTACAGTATTAGGATTATTTGAAGACACGGAAGCGAGCATATCGGCAAGTTACGGAAAAACTCAAAACATAGCAGGTGACACATTGGATAAGTCGCTTATAACAGTTATTGTGACAATGACGAGTGGTAAAACACATTCTGTAACCGATTATGCTGTAGAAGAAACGGATTTAACGTTGGCAGAGGGCGAAAATACGTATCATATAAAATATAAAGGACTTAGTTGCACATTAACGGTAACAGCGATAGCGGCGGCGGAAGCCGCAGAAATTACACAACAGCCGCAAGATGTAACAACAGAGGTCGGAGAAACTGCAAATATGTCAATAATCGCCAAAGGTACAGGTTTAACTTATAAATGGCAGTGGCTTGACGTGAGAGGTGATGACCCCGTTGGAATATGGACTAATTGTGCAGACGGCACATCAAGCATATTGCAATTTACAGTAGAGCCGTATCATAATTTACGTAAATACAGATGTATTGTAACAAGTAGTATGGGGGAAACGCTAACGTCAGATATTGCAACCTTGCATATAGGAAGCAAATACAATATGTTGATAGAGCACACCTCTGAATCAGAAGCTATCGAACGAACATGGTACAGTATCCCTTTATCGGCAGGTGCGTATCATTTTCGTGCTACTGTGGAAAAAGCTGAATACGCTTGTACATTCCAGCTTAAGACAGCTATCAATAATGTAGATGATAAAAATGGTACGGTTATGTTTATCGCGCCAACAGGCACGTTTAACGCCGCAAGCGCAATATATACGTTTGAGGGTGATTTTACGTTAGAATCAGGCACGGAATACCTATTTTTGTACACAAAAGGAATTACTGCCGGGAAAACAATAACTATTGAATATTATAAAACTAATTAG
- a CDS encoding XkdX family protein codes for MYEKIKNRYEKGYVTNSQLMRYISLGVLTEKQAEKIKALENE; via the coding sequence ATGTATGAAAAGATTAAAAACAGATACGAAAAAGGATATGTAACCAATAGTCAGCTTATGCGTTATATATCACTCGGAGTATTGACGGAAAAGCAGGCAGAAAAAATTAAGGCGTTGGAGAATGAATAA